The Pedobacter roseus genome contains a region encoding:
- a CDS encoding glycosyl hydrolase, translating into MNTKRFFFLFLICISVFNQASAQLPAKKAVAWPKIEAQMKPWTRWWWMGNAVDEQNLNLVLEKYAAAGLGGVEITPIYGAVGFEKQYLQFLSPEWMNALHYTVKKANALGMAVDMNTGTGWPFGGPQVKPENAATKLIVQDYKLNAGEKLTESIKVKETKQDFAKLQALTAYGPNGETEDLLPLVQQNGVLNWSPKSGTWTIYAAFAGKTRQMVKRAAPGGEGFTLDHLDQKSVDVYLKRFTDAFGNKPQGVRSFFNDSYEVYGATWTPTFFAEFKKNRGYDLAKHIKDLVSKDSTSGQIARLKSDYRQTMDELLLDNFTKNWTNWAHGLQSLTKNQSHGSPGNLLDLYGAVDIPETETFGSSAFDIPGLRRDPADVRNVDPDPMMSKFASSAAHTGGKSLVSSETFTWLTEHFKTSYSQCKPEAEQLFLAGINHIFYHGTTNSPVNVPWPGWLFYASVEMNPNNSLWPHAQGLNNYIARCQSILQAGKADNELLIYWPIYDVWNKAKGLDMALKVHDVDEWLHPTPFYKLAKDLSKAGYSFDFASDRLLSRSKVAPNGIKTAENASPYQVLIIPASKLMSPETLDHIVQLASDGATVIFQELPQDVPGLNDLEKRRAKLKTTLSKFVFTGENGTSGYKIGKGKILLAGDVQQALVQNSINRESLTDTGLQFIRRKNNDETYYYLVNHTAKNIDTYLALNAAGKITLLDPQSGMIGAGAMQNGKVRVQIKSGEALFLNVAQNQPQNIAWNYLNKAGSKINLNNPWALHFTAGGPALPADQKLDKLSSWTDLKDPRLAAFSGTGVYTSNFNLTAKNAREYVLNLNQVDESARVWINGQEVGLLWSIPFEARIGKYLKKGNNTIKVEVVNLMANRIRDMDQKKIQWRIYHEINFVNINYKEFDASGWSVMPSGLIGPVTITPYF; encoded by the coding sequence ATGAACACCAAACGATTTTTTTTCCTGTTTTTAATCTGTATTTCAGTCTTTAATCAGGCATCAGCTCAACTCCCGGCTAAAAAAGCCGTTGCCTGGCCAAAAATTGAAGCGCAGATGAAACCATGGACCAGGTGGTGGTGGATGGGAAATGCGGTTGATGAGCAGAATTTAAATCTCGTTTTGGAGAAATATGCTGCCGCAGGCCTTGGGGGTGTAGAAATTACCCCGATTTATGGCGCGGTAGGCTTCGAAAAACAATACCTGCAGTTTCTTTCTCCCGAATGGATGAATGCCTTGCATTATACAGTAAAAAAGGCCAATGCCTTGGGGATGGCGGTTGATATGAACACCGGCACAGGCTGGCCATTTGGCGGTCCGCAGGTAAAACCAGAAAATGCCGCAACCAAACTGATTGTTCAGGATTATAAATTAAATGCAGGCGAAAAATTAACCGAAAGCATCAAGGTAAAAGAAACCAAACAAGATTTTGCAAAGCTGCAGGCCCTTACCGCTTATGGCCCAAATGGGGAAACCGAAGATTTATTGCCTCTTGTTCAACAGAATGGCGTTTTAAATTGGTCGCCAAAATCGGGTACCTGGACTATTTATGCTGCTTTTGCAGGAAAAACACGACAAATGGTTAAACGAGCTGCCCCGGGTGGCGAGGGTTTTACTTTAGACCATCTTGATCAAAAATCGGTTGATGTTTACCTGAAAAGATTTACAGATGCTTTCGGAAATAAACCACAAGGAGTAAGATCGTTTTTTAACGACAGTTATGAAGTATATGGCGCCACCTGGACACCGACTTTTTTTGCTGAATTTAAAAAAAACAGGGGTTACGACCTGGCTAAACACATAAAAGATCTGGTGAGTAAAGATTCAACCAGCGGGCAGATTGCGCGTTTAAAATCCGATTACCGCCAAACCATGGATGAATTGTTATTAGATAATTTTACCAAAAACTGGACGAACTGGGCACATGGACTTCAATCGCTGACTAAAAATCAATCACATGGCTCACCTGGTAACCTGCTCGATCTTTATGGAGCTGTAGACATACCAGAAACCGAAACTTTTGGTTCCAGTGCTTTTGATATCCCGGGTTTACGCCGGGATCCGGCTGATGTGAGGAATGTCGATCCCGATCCGATGATGAGTAAATTTGCATCTTCGGCTGCACATACAGGGGGTAAAAGCCTTGTTTCATCCGAAACCTTTACCTGGCTCACCGAACATTTTAAAACTTCGTATTCGCAGTGTAAACCCGAAGCCGAGCAATTGTTTTTAGCGGGTATCAATCACATTTTTTATCATGGCACTACAAATTCACCAGTAAATGTGCCCTGGCCAGGTTGGTTATTTTATGCCTCGGTAGAAATGAACCCAAACAATAGTTTGTGGCCGCATGCGCAGGGACTGAATAATTACATTGCCCGTTGCCAGTCTATTTTACAAGCCGGAAAAGCCGATAATGAGTTATTGATTTATTGGCCGATTTACGACGTTTGGAACAAAGCTAAAGGTTTGGATATGGCGCTTAAAGTGCACGATGTTGATGAATGGTTACACCCCACGCCCTTTTATAAACTGGCTAAAGATTTATCAAAAGCAGGTTATTCATTCGATTTTGCCTCCGATCGTTTATTGAGCAGATCAAAAGTTGCCCCTAACGGAATTAAAACCGCCGAAAATGCATCGCCATATCAAGTGCTTATTATTCCAGCCAGTAAGCTAATGAGCCCCGAAACTTTAGATCATATCGTACAATTGGCAAGCGATGGTGCAACCGTTATTTTTCAGGAATTACCGCAAGATGTACCCGGCTTAAACGACCTCGAAAAAAGGAGGGCAAAACTGAAAACGACTTTATCAAAATTTGTTTTTACTGGTGAAAACGGAACTTCCGGCTATAAAATTGGCAAGGGTAAAATTCTCCTGGCTGGCGATGTTCAGCAGGCATTGGTGCAAAATTCAATCAACCGCGAAAGTTTAACCGATACAGGTCTGCAATTTATCAGAAGGAAAAATAATGACGAAACCTATTATTACCTCGTTAACCATACCGCCAAAAATATCGATACTTATTTAGCCCTTAATGCTGCTGGAAAAATCACTTTGCTCGATCCACAAAGTGGGATGATTGGTGCCGGGGCCATGCAAAATGGTAAAGTAAGGGTACAAATTAAATCAGGGGAGGCCCTTTTCTTAAACGTAGCTCAAAATCAGCCACAAAATATTGCCTGGAATTACCTCAATAAAGCAGGTAGTAAAATCAACCTGAATAATCCATGGGCCTTGCATTTTACTGCCGGAGGACCAGCACTTCCTGCAGATCAAAAGCTCGATAAACTAAGCTCCTGGACGGATTTAAAAGATCCTAGGCTTGCAGCATTTTCGGGCACCGGTGTATATACTTCCAATTTTAATTTAACTGCTAAAAATGCCAGAGAGTATGTGTTAAATTTAAATCAGGTAGATGAAAGTGCCAGGGTTTGGATCAATGGACAGGAGGTAGGATTACTATGGAGCATCCCCTTTGAAGCCCGCATTGGTAAATATTTAAAAAAAGGAAACAATACCATTAAAGTAGAGGTGGTAAATCTGATGGCCAACCGCATCAGGGATATGGATCAGAAGAAAATTCAGTGGAGAATTTATCACGAAATTAATTTTGTGAATATCAATTATAAAGAATTTGACGCTTCAGGCTGGTCTGTTATGCCTTCAGGTTTGATTGGTCCGGTTACCATTACCCCATATTTTTAA
- the rhaM gene encoding L-rhamnose mutarotase has translation MKIAFKMKLKPGFEAEYKSRHDQIWPELSALLKENGISDYSIFLDEETNTLFAVQQQNGNSSQDLGSTKIVQKWWAYMADIMETNPDNSPKSFPLEMVFHLD, from the coding sequence ATGAAAATAGCATTTAAAATGAAACTTAAACCAGGATTTGAAGCCGAATATAAATCCCGTCACGATCAAATTTGGCCTGAATTATCAGCTTTACTCAAAGAAAATGGGATCAGCGATTATTCAATTTTTTTAGACGAAGAAACCAATACCCTGTTTGCCGTTCAACAGCAAAACGGGAATTCATCACAGGATTTGGGTAGCACCAAAATTGTGCAGAAATGGTGGGCTTATATGGCTGATATTATGGAAACCAATCCCGATAATTCACCTAAAAGTTTTCCTTTAGAAATGGTATTTCACCTAGATTAA